The sequence AATGACTCCTCAAAGAGTCTCCAACACAATGTCAGCCAAGCAACTCTTTGTCTCCAACACAATGTCAGCCAAGCAACTCTTTTACAGGTCCTCAGGGCCATTAATATCCTGGAGAGATagaaaaagtttaagggtgagctttattaaaatgaattaacTGGTAAGAGAactaaaattaacataataaacTGTGTACCTTGTTCTCAACTACAGCACCATCAGGTATTTCCAATTTCACACCAGGTTGTGCTGAAATAGTCACTTTCCCCTACAAaattcagaaaaagaaaactcagTTTCGAATGTTCACACAGAAATTGTACCAAAATAAAGGATTAATCAACTTCATAAATGTTCAGGAAAAGTTCAAAACACAtacatttctttcaattttaagtATGTGGATTTTTCCATGATAAAAAGTTGTGTGGGGTTTTAGCCATTGTTGACATACTATATAATGCCACAATACTGTTAGTTTTGCTGATGTCGCCTTACACAGCAGAAAAGAAAGATGTGCCGCGCAAGCACCATCTTAGCTAAAAAAGTGTGCCACGTGAATCCCACCTCAGAAAAAACTGATGGAGTTATTACAAACTAGATTTCAGTGACAGCAATAACCACATGCATCATTGTCAATAATAAAGCCACGTACTTAAATTGAGAATGTGCTATACCTCAGACATGTTTTTTGATCTTCTCTAAATGTTTTTGAACTGATATTAGTCTAGGCAACAGTCTCACAGGTTACTTATGCGCTCCTAACTACATGTACCTAGATATTGTACATCACAGTTATCTATAAAGATTCACCTAAAACCAACTAAGGCAACACTGAACCCACaaattttcagaaaaaaaataacccaatTGAAAGAGCTGTgtccaaaagaaaatttagtgCACAGTGAATATTGTTCAAGTATCAGAAAGGATGAGAATTTCAAGGAAAAGACCTGCGGGgaacaaattaattatctgTTCAAGCATTAAACATTAGGGTGATAGAAAGAGAGAATGGGTAATCACATAGTAGAATGAGAGGGTGAATGCATAAAGAGAGGTCTGCAATCACATACACCTGACAATTCAAACAAGGAAAGACAATGACAAAATTGATTACATGATTGTACTAAAGGCAACCTCTTTCACCAAGGGATAAAAAGGATCATATATAAGCAACTCATATACCTAACACTTGATAAGAATCTTCGCCGAGTAGGCTGGCCATAAAAGTCTAATCCGTGGCAAGCACAACCCAGTTGACAAGGAACTCATGGCCATGCCACATTGTCACCAAGaccatcaaagaaaaagaaggtaCACATGTACTATATTGACTATCATTCatttaaaatgaatgaatGGGACCAGGATTGAAGCTTATTCCTAATTTGTCTGTATCCTATATCAAACACTATTGTACTAAGCCAATATGTTGACAACTCTCTTAAATTATGAGGAGCTTGCCCCACCATGTGGGGTGGGGGCATCACGGTGACTAATCCAAGAGATCGATGCTATCATTAACACAGGATATCGACCAGTATTTCCCTGTCCATATCACTTTCCCAACCAATCAGGCCTTACTGTAACCAACCCCTAAGCAAAATATCACTTTCCCAACCAATCAGGCCTTACTATAACCAACCCCTAAGCAAAATCTATGCAACGCGGAGAACCCTTTTCCTTACAGGTTCTTGTCTTGTCTAACggtttgaaatgaaagaaagactATTCAATTAAGGAACACTAATGATATCTCATTCTCATTCCTTCACATTCTGATGACTCATGCATATAATCATTTATGCATTTATATATTGGGGTTATTACTAGATTATGATCCCAAGAAGTTCTACATTTGCATGATATGACAGGTGTCAATATGTACTTGCACATATCTACATTCCTTTAGTGTTCCAGGTAAGgcaaataaatactaaaagaaaCAGTGGTACATGTAATACCTTGAGTATAACACCAGCACCAAACCATACATCACCAGCCACCTTAAGGCTATCAAGCTCAATGATGCTTGGGATTGACTTAAATCGACTCAAGAAATTGGCAACCTGTGAAGGACAAACATTAGTtggtatcaaaaattaaactgTGCAAGAGAccaattttcaaataaatcaaatcaCCTTCTTAAATTCAGGACCCAGTTCAACAGAAGGATTTGCAGGATTTTTCCTAGCTTTATTTCTGATAACAAAGCCACCGTCTAAGGTGTAAAGATCAGACTGCCAAAACAGGAAACAAGATGAGCTAGACGTATCTCAAACCTGGGTTTGGACTTGAAtacaacaaaagaagataaaactAACCTGGACAAGAAGCAAATCTGAGGTTGCCTTCACTGGAAGGAATCGAGATCGAGGAACATTTATACCAATTGCATGATCAAAAAACTGGATAACAGGCAATGGAATCATTAGTATCAAATAGAAGACACAACTTTAAATCTCAAAAATCatttttccatatttatatatttatgtcaTTTTTGTGTCTGTAAAAAGTACCCTAATAGCTGCACCAGCCGCAGTTTCAAGCTGAAGAACTTTGACGCCATCCACTTCCTGCAAAAAAATCCATGCTATGAGAATTTGGCCTCTAATATCTGCAATTAAGCATTGAATAGCAGAAAAAGGGGAGGGGTGAAGTGAGAGAGGTAGGGAAATACCTTTGGGTTGGGAATTATCTCCATCTTTAATGCATCAGCTTCCACAAGCCTTTTAATTGCTGACAAGCTCACCCACCTGTTATTAGTGTAACCTTTTTAGTGCTCCATCAATTGCCAAGTTATCATTGTAACATGTATAGCAAAACTGACTTACAAATTGTTtgtattgaaaattttgaacttCTCTATTGACTTGAATTCATTGACCTGtttcaaaaagaatttttgaTTCACAAACCCAGTAAAAACATTCTACTTAAGTGCTGGGAAGTTGAGATCATCAAAGGAACTTCCTCGGCACAAGTAGTACGTACCAGTTCCCTTTATCCACATGCTGTAATAAACATTCTAACTAAAGGCACAGCTAGATCTCTAAAACGCAGATGAGAAGAAAACTTATAAAGTAACAAACTATCTACATAAGTAGAAGGATAGTGTCACACTTACATGCTCATCAGGGACTTGTGCAATTTCCAATAACTGCATCACAcaatcaagaaaacaaaatcagTCAATTGAagtgttaatttcttttttcacagAAGTGACGTggagggaaaaagaaaagggagtactttcttataaagaaaaaaagggttATGGGAAAGAAGGAATTGAAAAGAATTGCTTAGACATTCCTAAAATCAGGAATCCAAAACTGAAACATCAAGAATTATGTAGACTAAAGCAGTACTTCTGACAACATTATCTGATTACCAATGCTTACTGTCCTACAATCTGACTTTGGAGGCTATGCACACAAAAATTGCTGTCAAAAGACAAATAGCTTGCTGTGTATTCTACTTTGTAACTTCTTTGTGATTTAAGTCTCCCGTAAAAGCAAGTAAAATAACAATAGAGGTCTAGAACAAAATCCATTTCAAAGTCAACAGGATTAATGATATAGAACCCTTCACTCTCATATCCAAATTATTCTAACTTGACCAAAAGATCAAACATGCCTATAGAGGCTACattctaaaatagaaaaataaatcaggtaaaatatcaaatgaccctacaaagttataaataaattatttaagtttCCCGTAAAATTACTCGAGGAATAACAATAGCAAGTAGGTCCTCTTCAGGACCAGCTTGAATCAGAGTTAGTAATCAAGCTAAGCCTTGGAGAAGAATCTATGCTATAGCAAACTTTAACACCAATTTATGTACAAAATCATACAACTAGTCATTCCCAACTTATGTTATCCATCTTTTATGCCTAGCAGACGGGTCACCCACCGTCTCCATATACTGTGCTGAGTCAAATCTTACTTCAGTGGCATGATCAAGGATGGGAGTTCTTGGTCGAGCTCTTAGGAAGTCAAGTTCTTcacattaaattaattatttagtaagCTCTTAGATGCGTCTTATCTTATGATTCTGCAATCTAGCAAAACCCCATGAAGAGGATCAACTCACCTCACAAGCTAAGGAAACAACAATTTTCAAAGTTAAACTACAATCCAAAATTTCAAGGTTGACTCCCATTAGAGTTCCAGTAGTTATCTTGTCCTGATGCTTTTTATCAGCTACttttaaagttaaaagttATCCATAATAATGGAGTCTTTTTATCAAAGAAAGTCTTAGAAGAATGCATGACATCacagagaaagaaaagttttTGGGATTCTGAAGTCTCTTTCACTGACCATAGGACATTCTCTTCTTCATTACAATAATCTATTTACAGAAATGCAGCATaacatttaaagaaaaaatgaactacaaaaaaaaaaaatgaactacaaataaaaatgatatctATATTCAGTTGTCAGCTCACTTTCAGAAATATATAGTCTAGCAGTTGTGATTCAAGCCTAATAAGGTTAGGAATGTCATTCATCACAGGGTATGTCAAGAGTTAAGACCACTATTTCTGGATCCATAAAAAAGCAGGATAGTAGAAAATCACTGCATTAGAATATATACCTGAACCTTCCCTTCGTAAGAGATGAGAGTGCCACCCTTCACATCAGCCAGGGTTTTGGGTGTCACCTGCAAGACAGAAAATATAAGGAACACAATTGAAGCCACAAATGCATTTAATTGGCTGCTTTTATCTTTCCATACCTCCATGCAGTATTCATTCTTGTTTCTGATCAgatgatttaaaatttctgTATCACAGAGTTAAGGGAAATTGCTTGAAAGACATcaaatcaaaaaaaatttatccttaCCACTTGACTAGAAAATTAGAATAAGATCCAAAATCAGGATACTCAAATCAACAATAGCACCAAGGTTATCTGAGTTGGCAGCAAACACATACTCCTTGCCCTATCAGGgagagaaagaaatagaagaggGGTTTAAGAATATTCAAGGGGAAATTACTTCATCGGATCACTAAGTGTAAAGAATATTGCATCAAGTACTAACCTGAGATAACAGAGCATCAAGCTTGCCACTGTTCCTCAAGGATGGGAACACATCACCATGACCAGGAGGATACCTTCACATGCAGATGTATATTTCAAGCACAAAAAGAATACCACCAAAATGAATTCGTCTAGCAACTAATCAAGAATATTTGCCTTAACAGTCCTCAAATACTGCAAAGTCATAAACAAGAACTTTATAATACAAGCggtgaaaatatataaactatacCATCCATCCTTGCCACTCTGTCCTTTCAATGGCAATGGTTGAAAATCCTCAGTAACCAAGCGAGGATATTGGCTCTGCATAGACCCAAGAGGGAAGATCATAGATCCACACTTTTCAATATTCTTAATGACATTAGCAAGCAGTAGTATTATGTACCTGATTAAATGTATGAATCTGAATGTTTGATTTTGAGTACTTTTCAATAATCTAAGTTGAACAAGACTTAGTAAGATTGAGGGTAACATCTCAAGGGAAAGTAATTGACAAGAAGTGAAGTAAGGATCAAGGTCAGGAACCTTCTGTGTATCATCATGAGTGTTGAATGAGTTCATAAGAAGCAAGGGGACATCACACCCATACTTGGAGTTGAGATTCTATAGTGATTCCAAAGTTAGTTGCAGGCGTAGATGAAACacctcaaaaaaaaaaaattaaatcaaagcaGAAGGAAATAAAAACCTCAATCTGAATGACAATTAGGTCAAGGAATGTTAATCCATTACGAACTTCAATGACAGACCTGcataaacatatattaaaacaaTGATTATTGTCCATTGCTACTCCATATCTCACTACATATACAAAACAGATCAAAGAATGCATACTTGGGTCCAGTGCATCCCATTGTTGTCCCCAATCCTCCATTAAGCTTCAAAACAACAAGTTTGTC comes from Ricinus communis isolate WT05 ecotype wild-type chromosome 5, ASM1957865v1, whole genome shotgun sequence and encodes:
- the LOC8266519 gene encoding UTP--glucose-1-phosphate uridylyltransferase yields the protein MAAATDNKLTQLKSSVAELNQISENEKNGFISLVARYLSGEAQQVEWSKIQTPTDEVVVPYDILAPVPEDPAETKKLLDKLVVLKLNGGLGTTMGCTGPKSVIEVRNGLTFLDLIVIQIENLNSKYGCDVPLLLMNSFNTHDDTQKIIEKYSKSNIQIHTFNQSQYPRLVTEDFQPLPLKGQSGKDGWYPPGHGDVFPSLRNSGKLDALLSQGKEYVFAANSDNLGAIVDLKILNHLIRNKNEYCMEVTPKTLADVKGGTLISYEGKVQLLEIAQVPDEHVNEFKSIEKFKIFNTNNLWVSLSAIKRLVEADALKMEIIPNPKEVDGVKVLQLETAAGAAIRFFDHAIGINVPRSRFLPVKATSDLLLVQSDLYTLDGGFVIRNKARKNPANPSVELGPEFKKVANFLSRFKSIPSIIELDSLKVAGDVWFGAGVILKGKVTISAQPGVKLEIPDGAVVENKDINGPEDL